In a single window of the Zea mays cultivar B73 chromosome 5, Zm-B73-REFERENCE-NAM-5.0, whole genome shotgun sequence genome:
- the LOC103627906 gene encoding 26S proteasome non-ATPase regulatory subunit 12 homolog A, with the protein MEGDGTNLDAAIESLLNVEKQMRLAGDVAGTRKAVIDIVELCYKAGAWKTLNDQIVLLSKRRGQLKQAITAMVQKAMEYIDLTPGIDTSIELIKTLSSVSAGKIYVEIERARLIKRLAKIKEEQGQIYEAADLMQEVAVETFGSMAKTEKIAFILEQVRLCLDRQDFVRAQILSRKISTRVFDADPSKEKKKPKEGDSIVQDAPADIPSLLELKRVYYELMIRYYSHNNDYLEICRCYKAIYDIPAIKEDPTKWIPILRKICWYLVLAPHDPMQSSLLNATLEDKNLSEIPNFRLLLKQLVTMEVIQWTSLWEFFKEEYEKEKDLLGGALGAKASEDLRLRIIEHNILVVSKYYARVTLERLADLLCLTLQEAEKHLSDMVNSKSLVAKIDRPMGVVSFRTTQDSNGTLNSWATSLEKLLDLVEKSCHEIHKETMIHKTALKV; encoded by the exons ATG GAGGGCGACGGTACCAACCTTGATGCGGCGATAGAGTCGCTCCTGAATGTCGAGAAGCAGATGAGGCTGGCCGGAGATGTCGCCGGCACTCGGAAGGCCGTCATCGACATCGTCGAGCTCTGCTACAAGGCCGGCGCGTGGAAGACGCTAAACGACCAGATCGTTCTCCTATCTAAGAGGAGAGGCCAGCTTAAGCAG GCTATTACTGCTATGGTTCAGAAAGCAATGGAGTACATTGATTTGACACCAGGCATTGACACAAGCATCGAGCTAATAAAAACACTGAGCAGTGTCTCTGCTGGCAAA ATCTATGTTGAGATAGAGAGAGCAAGATTGATCAAAAGGCTTGCAAAAATTAAAGAGGAGCAGGGACAAATTTACGAGGCTGCTGATTTGATGCAAGAAGTTGCT GTTGAAACATTTGGCTCTATGGCAAAGACGGAGAAAATTGCTTTCATTCTTGAGCAG GTCCGGCTATGCCTGGATCGGCAAGATTTTGTCAGAGCACAAATTTTATCCAGGAAAATCAGTACTAGAGTATTTGACGCAGATCCAtcaaaggaaaaaaagaaaccAAAGGAAGGTGACAGTATTGTTCAGGATGCTCCTGCAGATATTCCTTCCCTTCTAGAATTGAAGCGCGTCTACTACGAACTGATGATTCG TTATTACTCTCACAACAATGATTACTTGGAAATCTGCCGTTGTTACAAGGCTATTTATGATATTCCAGCAATAAAAGAGGATCCAACAAAGTGGATACCG ATTCTTAGGAAGATCTGTTGGTACTTGGTGCTAGCACCTCATGATCCTATGCAATCAAGCCTTCTCAATGCTACACTAGAGGATAAAAACCTTTCAGAAATCCCAAATTTCAG GTTATTACTGAAGCAGCTGGTCACCATGGAGGTGATACAGTGGACAAGTCTGTGGGAATTCTTCAAGGAGGAATATGAGAAGGAGAAGGATCTTCTTGGGGGAGCTTTGGGTGCCAAAGCTTCAGAAGATTTGAGGCTGAGGATTATCGAACAT AATATCTTGGTTGTATCCAAGTACTATGCAAGGGTTACCCTCGAGAGGCTTGCTGATCTTCTTTGCCTGACTTTGCAG GAGGCAGAGAAGCATCTCTCAGACATGGTTAACTCGAAATCTCTAGTGGCAAAGATCGACAGGCCGATGGGAGTTGTCAGCTTCCGGACGACCCAAGACAGCAATGGCACACTGAACTCATGGGCCACGAGCCTTGAGAAGCTTCTGGACCTCGTTGAGAAGAGCTGCCACGAGATACATAAAGAGACCATGATCCACAAGACGGCGTTAAAAGTTTAA
- the LOC100279733 gene encoding protein EMBRYO SAC DEVELOPMENT ARREST 30 isoform X1: MLLKSKFKLATAIGIVLSMLSLLVHLFLANYSAGGITKYSMHMDDVLPFGPRPRPRRLWGPLVPLDHLHPFVKPSKSYAVPSKHNGFIYAKIYGGFEKIQSSICDLVAVARLLNATLVIPEIQATTRTKGISSKFKSFSYLYDEDHFIHSLSSDVVIVHGLPKDLREARKKIKFPTVSPRNSATPEYYIKEVLPRLVKSKVLGIIVNGGNCLQSILPASLEEFQQLRCRVAFHALRLRPQIRALGSQVVGRLRASGRPYVAYHPGLLRDTLAFHGCAELFQDIHTELIQYRRNQMIKRGTVKEQLTVDSVSRKMAGLCPLMPEEAGLLLQALGYPPTTIIFLAGSETFGGQRMLIPLRAMFANLVDRTSLCSQRELFDLVGSEDPLTSDLPQPPPPKSEKQLIEEWKRAGPRPRPLPPPPARPFYAHEKEGWYGWIGENDTEPEASLIEFRRQAHRLLWDALDYFVSVEADAFFPGFHNDGSGWPDYSSLVMGHRLYQTPSGITYRPDRKIIAALFEEVNDHRYHPPRNWTIAAREHLNRSASVEGIVSSAMLSKPVSFLAHPLPECSCRTPKSPAVQPVKDSNGRSLFGGEVECPDWMARSLAMASARNSEPQNEDYEDELREDGSSQDTQESNTSDSNKSSEQDEEMDPDD; this comes from the exons ATGCTACTCAAAAGCAAGTTTAAGTTGGCCACAGCCATTGGCATCGTGCTATCGATGCTATCGCTGCTCGTGCACCTTTTTCTTGCTAATTATTCAGCTGGGGGCATTACAAAGTACAGCATGCACATGGACGATGTCCTTCCATTTGGACCG AGGCCTCGACCACGGAGACTGTGGGGTCCGTTGGTCCCACTTGATCACTTGCATCCTTTTGTGAAACCTAGCAAATCATATGCTG TTCCCAGTAAGCATAATGGTTTTATTTATGCAAAGATATATGGTGGTTTTGAGAAGATACAGTCTTCA ATCTGTGATCTTGTTGCCGTTGCCAGGCTATTAAATGCCACTCTGGTTATTCCTGAGATACAAGCAACAACTCGTACAAAAGGCATCAG TTCAAAGTTCAAAAGCTTTTCTTATCTATACGATGAAGATCATTTCATACATTCACTGTCCAGTGATGTGGTTATTGTGCATGGCTTGCCAAAGGATCTCAGAGAGGctaggaaaaagataaaatttccCACAGTATCTCCTAGGAATTCTGCTACTCCAGAATACTACATCAAAGAAGTATTACCCAGACTTGTAAAATCAAAAGTTCTTGGGATAATTGTTAATGGAGGTAATTGTCTTCAG TCAATTCTCCCTGCAAGTCTGGAGGAATTTCAGCAGCTTAGATGCAGGGTAGCCTTCCATGCACTGAGGTTGCGCCCTCAAATTCGGGCTCTTGGGAGCCAAGTAGTAGGAAG GTTGCGAGCATCTGGCCGTCCTTATGTGGCCTATCACCCAGGACTGCTTAGAGATACTCTAGCTTTTCATGGTTGTGCTGAACTGTTCCAG GATATTCATACAGAACTTATTCAGTATAGAAGGAATCAGATGATTAAACGAGGAACAGTAAAGGAGCAGCTAACAGTTGATTCAGTGTCCAGGAAGATGGCTGGGTTGTGTCCACTCATGCCAGAAGAG GCTGGACTTCTACTTCAAGCATTAGGTTACCCACCAACTACAATAATATTCTTGGCTGGTTCCGAGACTTTTGGTGGACAAAGAATGCTGATTCCTCTACGAGCTATGTTTGCTAACCTAGTCGATCGAACTTCATTATGTAGTCAGAGGGAGCTGTTTGATTTAGTTGGGTCAGAAGATCCTCTAACCTCAGATTtgccacagcctccacctcccaAAAGTGAAAAACAACTCATTGAAGAATGGAAGAGAGCAGGGCCTCGTCCAAGACCGCTGCCTCCACCTCCTGCAAGGCCATTCTATGCACATGAGAAGGAAGGCTGGTATGGTTGGATTGGTGAGAATGACACAGAACCGGAGGCTTCACTGATTGAGTTCAGGAGGCAAGCACATCGGTTGCTCTGGGATGCACTTGATTATTTTGTTTCTGTTGAAGCTGATGCCTTCTTCCCTGGGTTTCACAACgacgggagtggttggccagactaCTCAAGTTTGGTCATGGGACACCGGTTATACCAAACACCTTCCGGTATAACCTACAGGCCTGACAG GAAAATTATTGCTGCACTGTTTGAAGAAGTTAACGATCATAGGTATCATCCACCACGGAATTGGACAATTGCTGCACGTGAGCACCTCAACAGGAGTGCAAGTGTGGAAGGCATCGTGTCATCGGCTATGTTGTCAAAACCTGTATCGTTTCTTGCCCACCCATTGCCAGAGTGCTCTTGCAGAACACCAAAGTCACCTGCTGTTCAACCGGTAAAAGACAGCAATGGCAGATCCCTATTTGGAGGTGAGGTAGAGTGTCCTGATTGGATGGCACGCAGCCTGGCAATGGCATCTGCTAGGAATAGCGAACCTCAAAATGAGGACTATGAGGATGAGTTGCGTGAAGATGGCTCTAGCCAAGACACGCAGGAATCTAATACAAGTGACTCGAATAAATCTTCGGAGCAAGATGAAGAGATGGATCCGGATGATTAG
- the LOC100279733 gene encoding Protein EMBRYO SAC DEVELOPMENT ARREST 30: MLLKSKFKLATAIGIVLSMLSLLVHLFLANYSAGGITKYSMHMDDVLPFGPRPRPRRLWGPLVPLDHLHPFVKPSKSYAVPSKHNGFIYAKIYGGFEKIQSSICDLVAVARLLNATLVIPEIQATTRTKGISDVVIVHGLPKDLREARKKIKFPTVSPRNSATPEYYIKEVLPRLVKSKVLGIIVNGGNCLQSILPASLEEFQQLRCRVAFHALRLRPQIRALGSQVVGRLRASGRPYVAYHPGLLRDTLAFHGCAELFQDIHTELIQYRRNQMIKRGTVKEQLTVDSVSRKMAGLCPLMPEEAGLLLQALGYPPTTIIFLAGSETFGGQRMLIPLRAMFANLVDRTSLCSQRELFDLVGSEDPLTSDLPQPPPPKSEKQLIEEWKRAGPRPRPLPPPPARPFYAHEKEGWYGWIGENDTEPEASLIEFRRQAHRLLWDALDYFVSVEADAFFPGFHNDGSGWPDYSSLVMGHRLYQTPSGITYRPDRKIIAALFEEVNDHRYHPPRNWTIAAREHLNRSASVEGIVSSAMLSKPVSFLAHPLPECSCRTPKSPAVQPVKDSNGRSLFGGEVECPDWMARSLAMASARNSEPQNEDYEDELREDGSSQDTQESNTSDSNKSSEQDEEMDPDD, encoded by the exons ATGCTACTCAAAAGCAAGTTTAAGTTGGCCACAGCCATTGGCATCGTGCTATCGATGCTATCGCTGCTCGTGCACCTTTTTCTTGCTAATTATTCAGCTGGGGGCATTACAAAGTACAGCATGCACATGGACGATGTCCTTCCATTTGGACCG AGGCCTCGACCACGGAGACTGTGGGGTCCGTTGGTCCCACTTGATCACTTGCATCCTTTTGTGAAACCTAGCAAATCATATGCTG TTCCCAGTAAGCATAATGGTTTTATTTATGCAAAGATATATGGTGGTTTTGAGAAGATACAGTCTTCA ATCTGTGATCTTGTTGCCGTTGCCAGGCTATTAAATGCCACTCTGGTTATTCCTGAGATACAAGCAACAACTCGTACAAAAGGCATCAG TGATGTGGTTATTGTGCATGGCTTGCCAAAGGATCTCAGAGAGGctaggaaaaagataaaatttccCACAGTATCTCCTAGGAATTCTGCTACTCCAGAATACTACATCAAAGAAGTATTACCCAGACTTGTAAAATCAAAAGTTCTTGGGATAATTGTTAATGGAGGTAATTGTCTTCAG TCAATTCTCCCTGCAAGTCTGGAGGAATTTCAGCAGCTTAGATGCAGGGTAGCCTTCCATGCACTGAGGTTGCGCCCTCAAATTCGGGCTCTTGGGAGCCAAGTAGTAGGAAG GTTGCGAGCATCTGGCCGTCCTTATGTGGCCTATCACCCAGGACTGCTTAGAGATACTCTAGCTTTTCATGGTTGTGCTGAACTGTTCCAG GATATTCATACAGAACTTATTCAGTATAGAAGGAATCAGATGATTAAACGAGGAACAGTAAAGGAGCAGCTAACAGTTGATTCAGTGTCCAGGAAGATGGCTGGGTTGTGTCCACTCATGCCAGAAGAG GCTGGACTTCTACTTCAAGCATTAGGTTACCCACCAACTACAATAATATTCTTGGCTGGTTCCGAGACTTTTGGTGGACAAAGAATGCTGATTCCTCTACGAGCTATGTTTGCTAACCTAGTCGATCGAACTTCATTATGTAGTCAGAGGGAGCTGTTTGATTTAGTTGGGTCAGAAGATCCTCTAACCTCAGATTtgccacagcctccacctcccaAAAGTGAAAAACAACTCATTGAAGAATGGAAGAGAGCAGGGCCTCGTCCAAGACCGCTGCCTCCACCTCCTGCAAGGCCATTCTATGCACATGAGAAGGAAGGCTGGTATGGTTGGATTGGTGAGAATGACACAGAACCGGAGGCTTCACTGATTGAGTTCAGGAGGCAAGCACATCGGTTGCTCTGGGATGCACTTGATTATTTTGTTTCTGTTGAAGCTGATGCCTTCTTCCCTGGGTTTCACAACgacgggagtggttggccagactaCTCAAGTTTGGTCATGGGACACCGGTTATACCAAACACCTTCCGGTATAACCTACAGGCCTGACAG GAAAATTATTGCTGCACTGTTTGAAGAAGTTAACGATCATAGGTATCATCCACCACGGAATTGGACAATTGCTGCACGTGAGCACCTCAACAGGAGTGCAAGTGTGGAAGGCATCGTGTCATCGGCTATGTTGTCAAAACCTGTATCGTTTCTTGCCCACCCATTGCCAGAGTGCTCTTGCAGAACACCAAAGTCACCTGCTGTTCAACCGGTAAAAGACAGCAATGGCAGATCCCTATTTGGAGGTGAGGTAGAGTGTCCTGATTGGATGGCACGCAGCCTGGCAATGGCATCTGCTAGGAATAGCGAACCTCAAAATGAGGACTATGAGGATGAGTTGCGTGAAGATGGCTCTAGCCAAGACACGCAGGAATCTAATACAAGTGACTCGAATAAATCTTCGGAGCAAGATGAAGAGATGGATCCGGATGATTAG
- the LOC100383336 gene encoding plant intracellular Ras-group-related LRR protein 6 isoform X1, with translation MERILKSARESGSLNLSNRSLREIPKEVYNNLDTGSQDEKWWEGVDLQKLILAHNNLEVLREDLRNLSSLVVLNISHNKISSLPAAIGDLPLLKSLDMSFNQINTLPEEIGLATALVKVDFSNNCLTELPPNLATCPDLSELKASNNNISRVPDVLAGCSKLSKLDLEGNKLVALSENMFVSWTMLTELNLAKNLLTAIPGSIGALPKLIRLDMHQNKITSIPPSIKGCSSLAELYMGNNLLSSIPADIGTLSKLGILDLHSNQLKEYPVGACNLKLSFLDLSNNSLSGLPAELGKMTTLRKLLLTGNPMRTLRSSLVSGPTTTLLKYLRSRLSSDEEASGSRSTPTKDDQIAAARRLSLSSKELDLSGLGVTSVPAAAWETSDVVKLDLSKNSIEDLPNELSLCSSLQSLVLSNNKIKRWPHTVVSSLPCLSSLKLDNNPLVEISSTDLVPLSKLEVLDLSGNASALPEPSAVSALPQLQELYLRRMKLHEFPNGLLGLKLLRILDLSQNHLTTVPEGIKNFTALIELDLSDNNITALPAELGLLEANLQVLKLDGNPLRSIRRTLLERGTKAVLKYLKEKLPSE, from the exons ATGGAGCGGATCCTCAAGTCCGCCAGGGAGTCGGGCTCCCTGAACCTCTCCAATCGCTCCCTCAG GGAGATACCCAAGGAGGTTTACAACAACTTGGACACTGGCAGCCAGGATGAGAAATGGTGGGAG GGAGTGGACCTCCAAAAGCTCATTCTGGCTCACAATAATCTTGAGGTGTTAAGAGAAGACCTTAGGAACTTGTCTTCGCTTGTTGTTCTAAATATAAGTCACAACAAGATATCTTCCCTTCCAGCAGCTATCGGAGA TCTCCCGTTGCTAAAATCACTGGACATGTCTTTCAATCAAATAAACACTCTGCCCGAAGAGATTGGCCTGGCTACTGCTTTAGTCAA GGTTGACTTCTCAAACAATTGCCTTACTGAGCTTCCACCTAACCTCGCCACATGCCCGGACTTGTCCGAACTCAAG GCATCAAACAACAACATATCCAGAGTACCAGATGTACTTGCTGGCTGTTCCAAGTTAAGTAAATTGGATCTAGAG GGTAACAAGCTTGTGGCACTTTCTGAAAACATGTTTGTGTCATGGACAATGCTCACAGAATTGAATCTCG CAAAGAATCTACTTACAGCCATCCCAGGTAGCATTGGAGCACTTCCAAAACTAATCCGCTTGGACATGCATCAGAATA AAATAACATCGATTCCCCCTTCCATAAAAGGTTGCTCTTCGCTAGCCGAGTTGTATATGGG AAATAACTTATTGTCTTCAATACCAGCTGATATTGGCACGTTATCAAAGTTAGGCATACTTGATCTCCATTCTAATCAG CTAAAGGAGTATCCAGTTGGAGCCTGCAACCTCAAATTATCTTTCCTTGATCTATCAAATAACTCATTATCTGGTCTACCAGCTGAACTAG GTAAAATGACTACCCTAAGAAAGCTTCTGCTTACTGGAAATCCTATGAGGACACTTAGGAG TTCATTGGTTTCTGGACCAACAACAACATTGCTGAAGTATCTGCGCAGCCGGCTTTCATCCGATGAGGAAG CATCAGGATCCAGAAGCACCCCAACTAAAGATGACCAAATTGCTGCAGCAAGGCGCTTGTCCTTATCTTCAAAG GAACTGGACTTGAGTGGCCTTGGAGTGACCAGTGTACCAGCTGCCGCGTGGGAGACAAGTGATGTGGTGAAACTGGATCTTTCTAAAAATTCAATAGAAGATCTACCAAATGAGTTGTCATTATGCTCATCACTTCAA TCCTTAGTTTTGTCTAATAACAAGATAAAAAGGTGGCCTCACACAGTGGTTTCCTCCCTTCCCTGTCTGTCTTCCTTAAAGCTGGACAATAACCCCTTGGTAGAG ATATCATCCACTGATCTTGTGCCTCTGTCCAAACTTGAAGTACTTGATCTAAGTGGCAATGCTTCAGCACTTCCTGAACCTTCTGCAGTTTCTGCATTACCACAGCTGCAAGAGCTTTACCTAAG ACGAATGAAACTCCATGAATTTCCTAATGGTTTGCTGGGCCTAAAACTGCTTAGGATTCTTGACCTGAGTCAGAATCACCTTACAACTGTGCCGGAG GGCATCAAGAATTTCACTGCACTCATTGAGCTTGATCTGTCTGACAACAATATAACAGCACTCCCAGCGGAGCTG GGATTGCTTGAAGCTAACCTGCAAGTGCTGAAACTGGATGGAAATCCGCTAAGAAG CATAAGACGAACTCTGTTGGAGCGAGGAACGAAAGCAGTTCTCAAGTACCTCAAAGAAAAATTGCCGTCTGAATAA
- the LOC100383336 gene encoding Plant intracellular Ras-group-related LRR protein 6 has protein sequence MERILKSARESGSLNLSNRSLREIPKEVYNNLDTGSQDEKWWEGVDLQKLILAHNNLEVLREDLRNLSSLVVLNISHNKISSLPAAIGDLPLLKSLDMSFNQINTLPEEIGLATALVKVDFSNNCLTELPPNLATCPDLSELKASNNNISRVPDVLAGCSKLSKLDLEGNKLVALSENMFVSWTMLTELNLAKNLLTAIPGSIGALPKLIRLDMHQNKITSIPPSIKGCSSLAELYMGNNLLSSIPADIGTLSKLGILDLHSNQLKEYPVGACNLKLSFLDLSNNSLSGLPAELGKMTTLRKLLLTGNPMRTLRSSLVSGPTTTLLKYLRSRLSSDEEGSRSTPTKDDQIAAARRLSLSSKELDLSGLGVTSVPAAAWETSDVVKLDLSKNSIEDLPNELSLCSSLQSLVLSNNKIKRWPHTVVSSLPCLSSLKLDNNPLVEISSTDLVPLSKLEVLDLSGNASALPEPSAVSALPQLQELYLRRMKLHEFPNGLLGLKLLRILDLSQNHLTTVPEGIKNFTALIELDLSDNNITALPAELGLLEANLQVLKLDGNPLRSIRRTLLERGTKAVLKYLKEKLPSE, from the exons ATGGAGCGGATCCTCAAGTCCGCCAGGGAGTCGGGCTCCCTGAACCTCTCCAATCGCTCCCTCAG GGAGATACCCAAGGAGGTTTACAACAACTTGGACACTGGCAGCCAGGATGAGAAATGGTGGGAG GGAGTGGACCTCCAAAAGCTCATTCTGGCTCACAATAATCTTGAGGTGTTAAGAGAAGACCTTAGGAACTTGTCTTCGCTTGTTGTTCTAAATATAAGTCACAACAAGATATCTTCCCTTCCAGCAGCTATCGGAGA TCTCCCGTTGCTAAAATCACTGGACATGTCTTTCAATCAAATAAACACTCTGCCCGAAGAGATTGGCCTGGCTACTGCTTTAGTCAA GGTTGACTTCTCAAACAATTGCCTTACTGAGCTTCCACCTAACCTCGCCACATGCCCGGACTTGTCCGAACTCAAG GCATCAAACAACAACATATCCAGAGTACCAGATGTACTTGCTGGCTGTTCCAAGTTAAGTAAATTGGATCTAGAG GGTAACAAGCTTGTGGCACTTTCTGAAAACATGTTTGTGTCATGGACAATGCTCACAGAATTGAATCTCG CAAAGAATCTACTTACAGCCATCCCAGGTAGCATTGGAGCACTTCCAAAACTAATCCGCTTGGACATGCATCAGAATA AAATAACATCGATTCCCCCTTCCATAAAAGGTTGCTCTTCGCTAGCCGAGTTGTATATGGG AAATAACTTATTGTCTTCAATACCAGCTGATATTGGCACGTTATCAAAGTTAGGCATACTTGATCTCCATTCTAATCAG CTAAAGGAGTATCCAGTTGGAGCCTGCAACCTCAAATTATCTTTCCTTGATCTATCAAATAACTCATTATCTGGTCTACCAGCTGAACTAG GTAAAATGACTACCCTAAGAAAGCTTCTGCTTACTGGAAATCCTATGAGGACACTTAGGAG TTCATTGGTTTCTGGACCAACAACAACATTGCTGAAGTATCTGCGCAGCCGGCTTTCATCCGATGAGGAAG GATCCAGAAGCACCCCAACTAAAGATGACCAAATTGCTGCAGCAAGGCGCTTGTCCTTATCTTCAAAG GAACTGGACTTGAGTGGCCTTGGAGTGACCAGTGTACCAGCTGCCGCGTGGGAGACAAGTGATGTGGTGAAACTGGATCTTTCTAAAAATTCAATAGAAGATCTACCAAATGAGTTGTCATTATGCTCATCACTTCAA TCCTTAGTTTTGTCTAATAACAAGATAAAAAGGTGGCCTCACACAGTGGTTTCCTCCCTTCCCTGTCTGTCTTCCTTAAAGCTGGACAATAACCCCTTGGTAGAG ATATCATCCACTGATCTTGTGCCTCTGTCCAAACTTGAAGTACTTGATCTAAGTGGCAATGCTTCAGCACTTCCTGAACCTTCTGCAGTTTCTGCATTACCACAGCTGCAAGAGCTTTACCTAAG ACGAATGAAACTCCATGAATTTCCTAATGGTTTGCTGGGCCTAAAACTGCTTAGGATTCTTGACCTGAGTCAGAATCACCTTACAACTGTGCCGGAG GGCATCAAGAATTTCACTGCACTCATTGAGCTTGATCTGTCTGACAACAATATAACAGCACTCCCAGCGGAGCTG GGATTGCTTGAAGCTAACCTGCAAGTGCTGAAACTGGATGGAAATCCGCTAAGAAG CATAAGACGAACTCTGTTGGAGCGAGGAACGAAAGCAGTTCTCAAGTACCTCAAAGAAAAATTGCCGTCTGAATAA
- the LOC100303994 gene encoding prolyl 4-hydroxylase alpha-2 subunit isoform X1, translating into MAPSRPLMRGIRPPRVFPTRGGRASPYTVALTALLLVSAALLALIAFGVFSLPVSAPNAAATTGTAAGGETESADVRPRARRDLGEGLGERGAQWTEVISWEPRAFVYHNFLSKDECEYLIGLAKPHMVKSTVVDSTTGKSKDSRVRTSSGMFLQRGRDKVIRAIEKRIADYTFIPVDHGEGLQVLHYEVGQKYEPHFDYFLDEFNTKNGGQRIATLLMYLSDVEEGGETIFPDANVNASSLPWYNELSDCAKRGLSVKPKMGDALLFWSMKPDATLDPLSLHGGCPVIKGNKWSSTKWMHIHEYKA; encoded by the exons ATGGCGCCGTCGCGACCGCTCATGCGGGGGATCCGCCCGCCGCGCGTCTTCccgacccgcggcggccgcgccTCGCCGTACACCGTCGCGCTCACCGCGCTACTTCTCGTCTCCGCCGCCCTCCTCGCGCTCATAGCCTTCGGCGTCTTCTCGCTCCCCGTGTCCGCGCCAAATGCTGCCGCCACCACCGGCACTGCAGCCGGAGGGGAGACCGAGTCGGCCGACGTCCGCCCCCGCGCCCGCCGCGACCTGGG GGAGGGGCTGGGAGAGCGCGGTGCGCAGTGGACCGAGGTCATCTCGTGGGAGCCCAGGGCATTTGTCTACCACAACTTCCTC TCTAAGGATGAGTGTGAATACCTAATTGGATTGGCCAAGCCTCACATGGTAAAATCAACAGTTGTCGACAGCACTACCGGCAAAAGCAAGGACAGCAGGGTCCGGACAAGTTCAGGCATGTTTCTTCAAAGAGGAAGAGACAAGGTTATTCGAGCAATTGAAAAGAGGATAGCAGACTATACCTTCATACCCGTAG ATCATGGTGAGGGACTCCAAGTGCTGCATTATGAAGTCGGGCAGAAGTATGAGCCTCACTTTGATTATTTTCTTGATGAGTTTAACACAAAGAATGGTGGTCAGAGGATAGCTACTCTTCTGATGTATCT ATCAGATGTTGAAGAAGGGGGCGAGACTATTTTCCCTGATGCAAATGTGAACGCCAGTTCTTTACCATGGTACAATGAGCTTTCAGATTGTGCCAAAAGAGGCCTTTCTGTCAAACCAAAGATGGGAGATGCGCTTCTTTTCTGGAGCATGAAACCAGATGCCACTTTGGACCCATTAAGCTTGCATG GGGGTTGTCCTGTGATTAAAGGAAATAAATGGTCATCAACCAAGTGGATGCACATCCATGAGTACAAAGCTTGA